A region of Thiofilum sp. DNA encodes the following proteins:
- a CDS encoding O-antigen ligase, translating into MKNKIFSYLESDKTLIIIMTLCLTSLSVMPFLIEGSFHDSQRLISIFIILILSYKTVYTGAIAKTSTYIILALAISGFISSVLSIIPYWSMIELLLLISLVILIVNFQVENYSFLAHKITLLFCFLQLIYIFRALINYSIVLIRSDPLDINMIIDGFSNLRFYGQFISWTLPFIVAYTCVNKDKNNKYLLFTTMLSTGLVLLSGTRAFFVGMLFSIVSTYFFVPTLWKSYTLAILKVLLGGMVFYITTLFIIPFYLNIDNSLLLNSSINRDLTNSSGRSEIWLTTLKVFIEYPYFGIGPMMLALDGIYSGVAHPHNMFLQILSEWGVIFSLIFLTILYKMISSWKNLIQQNAFIRAPIALGITASISSAFMVSLVDGIIVMPVSIIYLGIIVGLGSAVWKHWTPQETSIKLSYSLKILLYTPIILLTIISAQQWLNLEQFDTNASRPRFWQHGTLAKPSHIEDLPINW; encoded by the coding sequence ATGAAAAATAAAATATTTAGCTACTTAGAAAGTGACAAAACACTTATTATTATTATGACGTTGTGTCTTACCTCTCTTAGTGTAATGCCTTTCCTTATTGAAGGAAGCTTTCATGACTCACAGCGCTTAATCAGCATTTTTATTATATTAATTTTAAGCTATAAAACAGTATATACAGGAGCTATAGCAAAAACTAGCACATATATAATATTAGCCTTAGCAATTTCTGGTTTTATTAGTAGCGTACTCTCTATTATACCTTATTGGTCTATGATTGAGCTGCTACTATTAATAAGTTTGGTTATACTCATAGTAAATTTTCAAGTTGAAAATTATTCATTTTTAGCGCATAAAATAACATTATTATTTTGTTTTTTGCAGCTAATTTACATTTTCAGGGCTTTAATAAACTACTCTATAGTATTAATTAGAAGCGACCCTTTAGATATAAACATGATCATAGATGGCTTTAGTAATTTACGCTTTTATGGTCAATTTATATCTTGGACTCTACCTTTTATAGTAGCTTATACTTGTGTAAATAAAGATAAAAACAATAAATACTTACTATTTACTACCATGCTGAGCACAGGTTTAGTATTGCTAAGTGGAACTAGAGCATTTTTTGTTGGCATGCTTTTTAGTATTGTTAGTACATATTTTTTTGTACCAACCCTTTGGAAATCTTATACATTAGCAATATTAAAAGTCCTACTAGGTGGTATGGTATTTTATATTACTACACTATTTATCATACCTTTTTATCTGAACATTGATAACTCCCTACTATTAAACTCAAGCATTAATAGAGATTTAACAAACTCTAGTGGAAGATCAGAAATTTGGTTAACCACTCTGAAAGTATTTATAGAATACCCTTATTTTGGTATCGGACCTATGATGTTGGCACTCGATGGTATTTATAGTGGTGTAGCACATCCTCATAATATGTTTTTACAAATCCTCAGTGAATGGGGTGTTATCTTTTCATTAATATTTTTAACTATCTTATATAAGATGATCAGTAGTTGGAAAAACCTTATCCAACAGAACGCCTTTATAAGAGCACCTATTGCTTTAGGCATTACAGCCTCTATTAGCTCAGCTTTTATGGTAAGTTTAGTAGATGGTATTATTGTTATGCCCGTTAGTATTATTTACTTAGGTATTATAGTTGGTCTCGGATCAGCAGTGTGGAAGCACTGGACACCTCAAGAAACCTCTATTAAATTAAGTTACTCACTTAAAATATTGCTATACACCCCAATAATTTTATTAACGATTATAAGCGCTCAACAGTGGTTGAATCTAGAGCAATTCGATACCAATGCATCTAGACCACGTTTCTGGCAACATGGCACACTAGCCAAACCTTCACACATTGAGGATTTACCAATAAACTGGTAA
- a CDS encoding type II secretion system F family protein: MATHTNQKPPEPRVFAWEGTNKNGVKIKGESPALNANLLRANLRRQGINPLRIYKKPVPLIPPSIKSIHITQFARQMTTMMSSGVPMVQALEMVANSGDNAAMANLIKNIKRDVEGGSNFGVALSHHPKYFDPLFVNLVKAGEQAGTLENMLNKVALYKEKTESTKAKVKKALMYPIIVIIAAIIVTAIMLIFVIPQFKEIFSGFGAELPAFTLWVISLSEWLQANWYLPLGGIILLVYGFIEMKRRSPTFADGVDRLFLRLPIIGNILNLSAIARYCRTSSTMFAAGVPVVEAMDAVSGATGNAVYRDATLKIKDDTAKGVQLNTAMQTAQVFPSLVLQMTRIGEESGRLEEMLGKAADYYEEQVDNLVDSLAKQIEPLIMAVLGVLVGGLIIAMYLPIFQLGSAI; this comes from the coding sequence ATGGCGACTCACACTAATCAAAAACCACCCGAACCGCGCGTCTTTGCTTGGGAAGGTACGAATAAAAATGGAGTTAAAATCAAGGGTGAAAGCCCGGCGCTCAATGCTAACTTATTGCGAGCTAACCTACGTCGTCAGGGCATTAATCCATTACGGATTTATAAAAAGCCAGTTCCACTGATTCCACCTAGCATCAAGTCTATTCATATTACTCAATTTGCTAGACAAATGACGACTATGATGAGTTCGGGTGTGCCTATGGTACAAGCGCTAGAAATGGTAGCGAATAGCGGCGATAATGCGGCCATGGCTAATTTAATCAAAAACATTAAGCGCGATGTCGAAGGTGGCTCTAATTTTGGGGTGGCTTTAAGTCATCACCCTAAATATTTTGATCCCTTATTTGTCAACTTAGTAAAAGCAGGTGAGCAAGCAGGTACATTAGAGAACATGCTAAATAAGGTGGCGCTTTATAAAGAAAAGACTGAAAGCACCAAAGCTAAAGTCAAAAAAGCGTTAATGTATCCTATTATTGTGATCATAGCCGCTATTATTGTCACTGCTATTATGTTGATTTTTGTTATTCCTCAGTTTAAAGAAATTTTTTCGGGTTTTGGTGCTGAGTTGCCTGCTTTTACTTTATGGGTTATTAGTTTATCAGAGTGGTTACAGGCTAATTGGTATTTACCTCTTGGTGGTATTATATTATTAGTCTATGGTTTTATTGAAATGAAACGACGCTCCCCTACGTTTGCCGATGGAGTAGATCGCTTGTTTTTGAGGCTACCTATTATCGGTAATATTTTAAACCTCTCTGCCATTGCGCGTTATTGCCGTACCTCCTCTACCATGTTTGCAGCGGGTGTTCCTGTAGTAGAGGCGATGGATGCGGTATCAGGAGCTACAGGTAATGCGGTTTATCGTGATGCGACCTTAAAAATTAAAGATGATACGGCCAAAGGGGTACAGCTCAATACCGCTATGCAAACTGCACAAGTATTTCCTAGTTTAGTATTACAGATGACACGGATTGGGGAAGAGTCGGGACGTTTAGAAGAAATGTTGGGTAAAGCGGCTGACTATTATGAGGAACAGGTAGATAATTTAGTTGACTCACTGGCTAAACAAATTGAACCCTTAATTATGGCAGTATTGGGGGTATTAGTGGGGGGATTAATTATTGCGATGTATCTACCTATTTTCCAATTAGGTTCGGCTATTTAA
- a CDS encoding A24 family peptidase, which yields MDFITLISTNNTWLLFTVGLCSLLVGSFLNVVIYRLPIILERQWKAECMALTSHVSEPLAETPFNLVVPRSQCPTCGHAISAWENIPILSYLVLKGRCISCKTPISMQYPLIEAITALLSILAAWKLGYSTQLLVFLPFTWTLIALFMIDAKTMLLPDHLTLPLLWAGLMVNYYGVFTDLHSSVMGAAIGYLSVWSIFWMFKLLTGKEGMGYGDFKLLAALGAWGGWAILPFVIFGASAFGALFGLTWMALKGQQTSTPLPFGPWLVAAGWVAVLWQPVITQLTLGYIFP from the coding sequence ATGGATTTTATTACTTTAATAAGTACTAATAACACTTGGTTATTATTTACGGTAGGGCTATGCTCCCTATTGGTTGGTAGCTTTTTGAATGTGGTAATTTATCGCCTACCTATTATTTTAGAACGGCAATGGAAAGCCGAGTGTATGGCTTTAACCAGTCACGTATCTGAACCTTTAGCTGAAACGCCCTTCAATTTAGTCGTACCCCGCTCTCAATGCCCCACCTGTGGTCATGCGATTAGTGCTTGGGAAAATATTCCCATTCTAAGCTACCTAGTATTAAAAGGACGTTGCATTAGTTGTAAAACACCTATTTCTATGCAGTACCCCTTAATTGAAGCTATCACTGCTTTATTAAGTATCCTAGCCGCGTGGAAATTAGGTTATTCAACCCAGCTATTAGTTTTTTTGCCTTTTACTTGGACATTGATTGCCTTATTCATGATCGATGCCAAAACTATGCTATTGCCTGATCATCTGACTTTACCTTTATTATGGGCGGGGCTGATGGTTAACTACTATGGCGTTTTTACTGACCTGCATAGTAGTGTGATGGGTGCTGCCATAGGTTATCTATCTGTATGGAGTATCTTCTGGATGTTTAAGCTGTTGACTGGCAAAGAAGGTATGGGCTATGGCGATTTTAAATTATTAGCCGCTTTAGGTGCTTGGGGGGGGTGGGCAATTTTACCCTTTGTGATTTTTGGCGCTTCAGCTTTTGGGGCTTTATTTGGTCTTACTTGGATGGCACTTAAAGGGCAACAAACCAGCACACCACTGCCCTTTGGACCTTGGCTCGTGGCGGCTGGATGGGTAGCCGTCTTATGGCAACCCGTCATTACTCAACTCACATTAGGCTATATCTTCCCTTAG
- the ubiE gene encoding bifunctional demethylmenaquinone methyltransferase/2-methoxy-6-polyprenyl-1,4-benzoquinol methylase UbiE yields MDKQDTTHFGFQQVPVAEKAQKVAGVFHSVADKYDVMNDVMSLGIHRLWKRITIDEAGARKGQKVLDLAGGTGDLAAKFAQIVGDTGEVILSDINASMLANGKRRLIDRGLGGNVKFVQANAECLPFVDNHFDIITIAFGLRNVTDKDAALRSMLRVLKPGGRLLVLEFSKPVLPGLAPIYDQYSFKILPLMGKLIANDSASYQYLAESIRMHPDQETLKGMMETAGFERVTYRNMTGGVVALHKGFKL; encoded by the coding sequence ATGGATAAGCAAGATACTACTCACTTCGGTTTTCAACAGGTTCCTGTCGCTGAAAAAGCGCAAAAAGTTGCGGGGGTTTTTCATTCGGTTGCCGATAAATATGATGTGATGAATGATGTTATGTCACTCGGTATCCACCGTTTATGGAAACGCATCACTATTGACGAGGCAGGTGCACGTAAAGGGCAGAAAGTACTGGATTTAGCCGGTGGTACTGGCGATTTAGCCGCTAAATTTGCCCAAATTGTCGGTGATACAGGTGAAGTTATTCTGTCAGACATTAATGCTTCTATGCTGGCTAATGGTAAGCGTCGCCTCATCGATAGGGGTTTAGGGGGCAATGTTAAATTTGTGCAGGCGAATGCCGAATGCCTACCTTTTGTAGATAATCACTTTGATATTATTACGATTGCCTTTGGTTTACGTAATGTGACCGATAAAGATGCAGCCCTACGCTCTATGTTGCGTGTTTTAAAACCCGGCGGACGCTTATTAGTGTTGGAGTTTTCTAAGCCTGTTCTCCCCGGTCTAGCGCCGATTTATGATCAATACTCCTTTAAAATACTGCCTTTAATGGGCAAATTAATCGCTAATGATTCAGCAAGCTATCAATATTTAGCCGAATCTATTCGGATGCACCCTGATCAAGAAACGCTCAAAGGCATGATGGAAACCGCAGGATTTGAACGCGTGACTTACCGCAATATGACAGGGGGCGTAGTAGCACTGCATAAGGGCTTTAAGCTGTAG
- a CDS encoding enoyl-ACP reductase encodes MGFLAGKRALITGIASDRSIAYGIAQAMHREGAELAFTYQNDKLKSRVEKTAAELGSSIVLPCDVATDEQIAATFEQLKQHWDGLDIVVHAIAYAPKEQLEGSIVDNTTKEGSNIAHDISAYSFLAMARYAKPLMEGRNGSLLALSYLGAVAAIPNYNVMGMAKASLEAGVRFMAADLGPQGIRVNAISAGPIRTLAASGITGFRKMLDHFAKNTPLRRNVTIEEVGNVAAFLCSDLASGVTGEITYVDAGWNILGMSGLETV; translated from the coding sequence ATGGGCTTTTTAGCAGGTAAGCGAGCACTCATCACGGGTATTGCAAGTGATCGTTCCATTGCATACGGGATTGCACAAGCGATGCACCGCGAGGGCGCTGAGCTAGCATTTACTTATCAAAACGACAAACTTAAAAGCCGCGTGGAAAAAACCGCTGCTGAATTAGGTTCCAGCATAGTACTACCCTGCGATGTGGCTACTGATGAGCAAATTGCCGCAACTTTCGAGCAATTAAAACAGCATTGGGATGGTTTAGATATTGTAGTGCATGCGATTGCCTATGCGCCTAAAGAGCAACTAGAAGGCAGTATTGTTGATAATACCACTAAAGAAGGCTCTAATATTGCTCATGATATTAGTGCCTATAGTTTCTTAGCGATGGCACGCTATGCAAAGCCTTTGATGGAAGGGCGTAATGGCTCATTATTAGCGCTCAGCTATTTGGGCGCGGTTGCCGCTATTCCTAATTACAATGTTATGGGGATGGCAAAAGCGAGTTTAGAGGCGGGAGTGCGCTTTATGGCAGCCGATTTAGGGCCACAAGGGATTAGGGTCAATGCGATTTCAGCAGGCCCTATTCGCACTTTAGCCGCATCGGGTATTACAGGTTTCCGTAAAATGCTGGATCACTTTGCTAAAAACACACCCTTACGCCGCAATGTCACGATTGAAGAAGTGGGTAATGTAGCTGCATTTTTATGCTCTGATTTAGCATCAGGGGTAACAGGTGAGATTACTTATGTCGATGCAGGTTGGAATATTTTGGGGATGTCGGGATTAGAAACCGTTTAA
- a CDS encoding ProQ/FINO family protein: protein MITSMDKEKKTLTLKPKLALNTDADSEANAIKRPSKRRIVRREDIVAEKLATPRLPKRNAPAKKPMKRLTPAEQQAVDLTAQLASVFPIWAQHKPLAIGIEEALQQYFDQAQIPVSKRVLHRVLWHHTHQKEYLQQVLIENQRYSLDGRANGEIKASEKEHAQRTLDEIAVAQTPKPRPPSRRPPSTRNKY from the coding sequence ATGATCACGTCCATGGATAAAGAAAAGAAAACCTTAACCTTAAAACCAAAACTCGCTTTAAACACTGATGCTGATAGTGAAGCGAATGCTATTAAACGCCCTAGCAAACGACGAATTGTGCGTCGCGAGGATATTGTTGCAGAAAAGCTAGCCACACCTCGCCTACCTAAGCGTAATGCTCCTGCCAAAAAGCCTATGAAAAGGCTCACACCAGCAGAGCAACAGGCTGTAGATTTAACCGCACAATTAGCTAGTGTCTTTCCTATTTGGGCACAACACAAACCCTTAGCTATTGGTATTGAGGAAGCGTTGCAACAATATTTTGATCAGGCACAAATTCCCGTATCTAAGCGCGTGTTGCATCGAGTGCTGTGGCATCACACTCATCAAAAAGAATACTTACAACAAGTTTTAATCGAAAATCAGCGTTACAGCTTAGATGGGCGTGCTAATGGTGAAATTAAAGCGTCTGAAAAAGAACATGCACAACGCACTTTGGATGAAATTGCAGTAGCACAAACTCCTAAACCACGCCCTCCCTCAAGACGCCCTCCAAGTACTCGCAATAAATATTAA
- a CDS encoding DUF6174 domain-containing protein, giving the protein MNINRLPNTSQPPNTQALTPRYPPINNPIHMGTSGINSNYLSQLIQLIRLLISALQGINPNPPITPETAPALPLNQNQKGNLLELMGYSRNAPFSTTIKDMDKSGSISRGDVAIISGGITGGEIARRTLTASDIQALNKTPTNTGPQNLQANQAKWNSLTSRGNYDFTVINSGFRIDGGRPVNISVRNGAITNATYADTGTAAADYSRVTMNDLFKSIQDAYSGNAERVDVTYDATTGAPLSIYIDESSMIADEETAYTVSNIKILP; this is encoded by the coding sequence ATGAATATTAATAGATTACCTAATACATCCCAGCCCCCTAATACTCAAGCTCTAACTCCCCGTTATCCACCCATTAATAACCCCATTCATATGGGCACTAGCGGGATTAACTCGAATTATTTATCACAGTTAATACAACTGATTCGCTTATTGATTAGTGCCTTACAAGGCATCAATCCTAACCCACCCATTACCCCCGAAACAGCACCTGCCTTACCTCTTAATCAGAATCAGAAAGGTAACTTATTGGAGTTAATGGGATATAGTCGCAACGCGCCCTTTAGCACCACGATTAAGGATATGGATAAAAGTGGTTCTATTTCGCGGGGTGATGTTGCCATTATTAGTGGGGGTATTACGGGAGGTGAAATAGCACGCCGCACCCTAACGGCTTCTGACATACAAGCACTGAATAAAACCCCAACCAATACCGGTCCACAAAACCTTCAAGCCAATCAGGCTAAATGGAATAGCTTAACCAGCCGTGGTAATTACGATTTTACTGTAATTAATAGTGGTTTTAGGATTGATGGCGGACGCCCAGTGAATATTAGTGTACGCAATGGCGCTATTACTAATGCTACCTATGCTGATACTGGCACAGCCGCTGCCGACTATTCGCGTGTCACCATGAACGACTTATTTAAGTCTATTCAGGACGCCTATAGCGGTAATGCGGAACGCGTAGATGTGACCTATGACGCCACTACCGGCGCTCCCTTATCCATCTATATTGATGAAAGCTCTATGATAGCAGATGAAGAAACCGCCTACACGGTGAGTAATATTAAAATATTGCCTTAA
- a CDS encoding glutamine synthetase family protein: MNSELEKWMHKHQITEVECLIPDITGNARGKIIPAAKFYKDEGMRMPETMFMQTVTGDWAVGDDDHDALEVDMIAIPDPTTARLLPWAPQPTAQVIHDCTLADGTPSALAPRNVLKRILKEYDSLGLKPIIAPEAEFYITKINTDPDYPLEPPIGRSGRKEIGRQAYSIDAVNQFDPLFEDVYDYCEAQELDIDTLIHEAGAGQMEFNFVHGDPLSLADQVFVFKRTMREAALRHNMYATFMAKPLQNEPGSAMHVHQSIVDAHTGLNIFSNPDGSVSERFLQFIAGQQKYLPSVMAILAPNVNSYRRIARFNAAPINTAWGYDNRTVGLRVPHSDPSNRRVENRLSGADVNPYLMFAASFACGLLGIRQQLQPTAPMETSAYNLPFGVPRDLRDSLVALESCEPVVELLGERFVEVYCKVKRMEYEAFFQVISSWEREYLLLNV, translated from the coding sequence ATGAACAGCGAGCTAGAAAAGTGGATGCATAAGCATCAAATAACGGAAGTGGAGTGTCTGATTCCTGATATTACCGGCAATGCGCGTGGTAAAATTATTCCAGCAGCGAAGTTTTACAAAGATGAAGGCATGCGGATGCCGGAAACCATGTTCATGCAAACTGTGACGGGAGATTGGGCGGTTGGAGACGATGATCATGATGCGTTAGAAGTGGATATGATTGCTATTCCTGATCCAACGACGGCGCGTTTATTACCTTGGGCACCACAACCGACCGCACAAGTCATTCATGATTGTACCTTGGCGGATGGAACACCCAGCGCCCTAGCACCGCGTAATGTATTAAAACGTATTTTAAAAGAATACGATTCATTAGGTCTAAAGCCCATTATTGCGCCTGAAGCTGAGTTTTATATTACCAAAATCAATACTGATCCTGATTACCCGTTAGAACCCCCTATTGGACGCTCAGGGCGTAAAGAAATTGGGCGTCAGGCGTATAGTATCGATGCAGTCAATCAATTTGATCCGCTATTTGAAGATGTCTATGACTATTGTGAGGCTCAGGAATTAGACATTGATACTCTGATTCATGAGGCAGGGGCGGGACAAATGGAGTTTAATTTTGTGCATGGCGACCCCTTAAGCCTAGCCGATCAAGTCTTTGTGTTTAAGCGCACCATGCGCGAAGCAGCATTACGTCACAATATGTATGCTACTTTTATGGCTAAACCGTTGCAAAATGAGCCAGGGAGTGCCATGCATGTGCATCAGAGTATTGTCGATGCCCATACGGGTTTAAATATTTTTTCTAATCCTGACGGTTCAGTCAGTGAACGTTTTTTACAGTTTATTGCGGGACAACAAAAGTATTTGCCGTCTGTTATGGCGATTTTAGCCCCTAATGTGAATAGTTATCGACGCATTGCACGCTTTAATGCTGCACCTATTAATACGGCATGGGGTTATGATAATCGCACGGTGGGATTGCGCGTGCCTCATTCTGATCCTAGTAATCGTCGGGTAGAAAATCGTTTAAGTGGCGCCGATGTAAACCCTTATCTAATGTTTGCAGCGTCCTTTGCTTGTGGTTTATTAGGTATCCGCCAACAGCTACAGCCCACAGCGCCTATGGAAACCAGTGCGTATAACTTACCGTTTGGTGTACCACGAGATTTGCGAGATTCATTAGTGGCATTAGAGAGTTGTGAGCCTGTAGTAGAGTTACTAGGCGAGCGCTTTGTAGAAGTCTATTGCAAGGTAAAACGTATGGAATATGAAGCATTCTTCCAAGTAATCAGCTCATGGGAGCGGGAGTATTTATTGCTAAATGTATGA
- a CDS encoding FAD-binding oxidoreductase, translating into MEHPLSNPAERAASYYQASSNPFQRRPTLQDHLQTDIAIIGGGISGCSAALHLAKLGYKVVQIEARQFGFGASGRSGGQLIFGLACSNDTIKQQLGKDAAQTIFNMSVEALDLTEQLIQEHGIQCDLKKGMAFAAIKNRHVHELRAYQAELAEHYGYDHLQWIEGNAVQDYIQTKRYQALLFDHKSGHLHPLNYTLGLADAAQQQGVLQFENTPALKVTPNSNIKILTPEGSITADYALLGTNAYVEHIGYALETYIMPVGTYILATEPLGTELAQTLMPKHSAMTDTRFVLDYFRLSADNRLLFGGGVSYSKRPPHDLTQDMRRRLLTVFPQLAPVKTEFCWGGYVAITQNRAPHFGRLAPNVYFTQGYSGHGMALTGLAGKLVAESIHGNSERFDLFTQIKHRPFWGGKYLKTPALVAAMAWYRMRDWF; encoded by the coding sequence ATGGAACATCCTCTCAGTAACCCTGCCGAACGTGCAGCTTCTTACTATCAGGCTAGCAGTAATCCTTTTCAACGTCGCCCGACTCTGCAAGATCATCTACAAACAGATATAGCTATTATTGGTGGTGGTATTAGTGGTTGTTCTGCTGCATTACATTTAGCCAAACTCGGCTATAAGGTAGTCCAAATTGAAGCACGGCAATTCGGTTTTGGTGCATCAGGGCGCAGTGGTGGACAACTAATTTTTGGGCTAGCCTGTAGCAATGACACGATTAAACAGCAATTAGGCAAGGATGCAGCACAAACCATTTTTAATATGAGTGTTGAAGCACTAGACCTCACCGAGCAATTGATTCAAGAACACGGTATTCAATGTGATCTCAAAAAGGGAATGGCTTTTGCGGCAATTAAAAATCGTCATGTACACGAGTTGCGTGCCTATCAGGCCGAATTAGCTGAACACTATGGCTATGATCATCTACAGTGGATTGAGGGTAATGCCGTACAAGACTATATCCAAACCAAGCGCTACCAAGCCTTATTATTTGATCACAAAAGCGGACATTTACACCCTTTAAACTACACATTAGGCTTAGCCGATGCTGCACAACAACAAGGCGTGCTGCAATTTGAAAATACCCCTGCCCTCAAAGTCACGCCTAACTCCAACATAAAAATACTCACACCCGAAGGCTCGATCACGGCCGATTATGCGTTATTAGGCACTAATGCCTATGTGGAGCATATTGGCTATGCACTAGAGACTTATATTATGCCCGTGGGAACTTATATTTTAGCGACCGAGCCTTTAGGTACTGAGTTAGCACAGACCTTAATGCCTAAACACAGTGCGATGACAGACACGCGCTTTGTCTTGGATTATTTTAGGCTTTCAGCCGATAACCGCCTGTTATTTGGGGGAGGCGTGAGTTATTCCAAACGTCCGCCCCATGATTTAACCCAAGATATGCGGCGCCGACTGCTGACTGTTTTCCCACAACTAGCACCCGTGAAAACTGAATTCTGTTGGGGGGGGTATGTAGCGATTACGCAAAATCGCGCCCCCCATTTTGGACGTTTAGCCCCTAACGTCTATTTTACTCAAGGCTATTCAGGGCATGGCATGGCTTTGACAGGCTTGGCGGGTAAATTAGTAGCTGAATCAATTCATGGCAACTCAGAACGCTTTGATCTATTTACTCAGATCAAACATAGGCCATTTTGGGGTGGGAAATACTTAAAAACACCCGCTTTAGTAGCAGCAATGGCATGGTATCGCATGAGAGATTGGTTTTAG
- a CDS encoding response regulator: MNEKVLLIDDHTLFRAGLEDLLRRRGINVVSAVGSGEEGIKSTAEVQPDIVLLDMRMPHMDGLVVLRQLRKNYPELRIVMLTTSTNESDLVEALRSGARGYLLKDIEPDDLVVALREIMQGKTVVAPELAPVLARFVQGSEQHNASQKAVDPFAGLTPREYEILTLLAEGQSNKVIARNLGISDGTVKLHVKAILRKLGVSSRITAAVMAVEHGARVVKL; the protein is encoded by the coding sequence ATGAATGAGAAAGTACTATTAATCGATGATCACACCTTATTCCGAGCGGGCTTAGAAGATCTATTACGCCGACGTGGAATCAATGTGGTCTCAGCGGTCGGTAGTGGCGAGGAAGGTATTAAAAGTACCGCTGAGGTACAACCCGACATTGTGCTCCTTGATATGCGCATGCCCCATATGGATGGCTTAGTGGTGTTACGCCAATTACGCAAAAATTATCCAGAGCTGCGTATTGTGATGTTAACCACTAGCACTAATGAAAGTGACTTGGTGGAAGCCTTGCGCAGTGGTGCTCGTGGCTATTTGCTCAAAGATATTGAGCCAGATGATTTAGTCGTTGCCTTACGCGAAATTATGCAGGGTAAAACAGTAGTAGCCCCAGAACTAGCGCCAGTATTAGCACGTTTTGTACAAGGCTCTGAGCAGCATAATGCTAGTCAAAAAGCTGTTGATCCTTTTGCAGGTCTGACACCGCGCGAGTATGAGATTCTAACGCTACTGGCAGAGGGTCAAAGTAATAAGGTTATTGCCCGTAACTTGGGTATTTCAGACGGTACAGTCAAGTTACATGTTAAAGCGATTTTACGTAAATTAGGGGTGAGTTCACGTATTACTGCTGCGGTAATGGCAGTAGAACATGGGGCGCGAGTCGTCAAATTGTAA